The Spirochaetota bacterium genome has a segment encoding these proteins:
- a CDS encoding acyl carrier protein → MNMKNTKANDVRQNIIAIVSRITRMDQSGIGDDVLIREELGIDSLMAIEIVANIEKFYNVAIDESILLGVETVGDFIEIIHTVVLEKDIS, encoded by the coding sequence ATGAATATGAAGAATACTAAAGCCAATGATGTCCGCCAAAATATAATAGCAATTGTATCAAGGATAACACGGATGGATCAATCCGGTATAGGTGATGACGTATTAATCAGGGAGGAGTTGGGGATAGATTCTCTGATGGCAATTGAAATTGTTGCGAATATTGAAAAATTTTATAATGTGGCGATTGATGAATCAATACTACTCGGCGTGGAAACGGTTGGAGACTTTATCGAAATAATTCATACTGTGGTCCTTGAAAAAGATATATCATGA
- a CDS encoding B12-binding domain-containing radical SAM protein: MKKRSIQHIGLLVNKRYTWSKTPRIKEVLDKTNAFLKAYYTPSLSIMTIAALTPREIEISYIDENFEDIDYNKGYDIVGITAMTQEALHAYNVAAEFRKRGVYVVMGGIHASVMPEEAARFVDTVIIGEAERLWPQFLSDYESNCERKFYYSDDKVPVDLTMSPIPRYDLLHKKNYFMDPHLYYNMVPIQTSRGCPHDCEFCLVTKIYGNRFRTKTMAQIESEIIEIKKYFPGKILLFSDDNLFVNKKHSRELLTLLKRLNIRWWAQSDIGIGDDDELLTMAYESGCLTLLIGLESINPENLKTMNKSSWKYRQLVNYGRNIDNIQKHGIIVFGSFIFGLDNDDKRVFKNVVTFMDEHNITGQLTIATPLPGSRLFKRLHDEQRMLAQEPFWDRCTFLDVLFKPKNLTVEDLEEGFLWAYSQVFNKDSFDKRSNYLKTIYKNIH, from the coding sequence ATGAAAAAAAGATCGATCCAACATATTGGTTTGCTTGTCAACAAACGCTATACTTGGTCGAAGACTCCCCGCATTAAGGAAGTTCTTGATAAAACAAATGCCTTTTTGAAAGCATATTACACCCCAAGCCTCAGTATTATGACTATTGCCGCGTTGACTCCTCGGGAAATTGAAATATCATATATTGATGAAAATTTTGAGGATATAGATTACAATAAGGGCTATGATATTGTAGGAATTACGGCTATGACACAAGAGGCTCTGCATGCATACAATGTGGCTGCTGAGTTCAGAAAAAGAGGGGTCTATGTCGTCATGGGAGGAATTCATGCTTCGGTTATGCCGGAGGAGGCGGCCCGATTTGTGGATACGGTAATAATAGGCGAAGCGGAACGACTCTGGCCTCAATTTCTTTCTGATTATGAGAGCAATTGTGAACGAAAGTTTTATTATAGTGATGATAAAGTTCCTGTCGATTTAACGATGTCTCCGATTCCGAGGTATGATCTATTACATAAAAAAAATTATTTTATGGATCCACATTTATACTACAACATGGTTCCGATCCAGACAAGCAGGGGTTGCCCCCATGATTGCGAGTTTTGCCTTGTTACGAAGATTTACGGGAACAGGTTCAGGACAAAGACGATGGCTCAGATTGAATCAGAAATTATTGAAATAAAAAAATATTTTCCCGGAAAGATACTGCTCTTTTCCGATGATAATCTATTTGTTAATAAAAAGCATTCAAGAGAATTACTCACTCTTCTGAAAAGGCTGAACATTCGCTGGTGGGCGCAATCAGATATAGGCATAGGAGATGATGATGAATTGCTGACCATGGCGTATGAAAGCGGATGTTTAACCTTATTGATCGGTTTGGAAAGTATCAATCCGGAAAACCTGAAAACAATGAATAAAAGCTCGTGGAAGTACAGACAACTGGTAAATTATGGCAGGAATATTGATAATATTCAAAAACACGGGATTATTGTTTTCGGATCTTTTATTTTTGGCCTCGACAATGATGATAAACGGGTTTTTAAAAATGTTGTCACTTTTATGGATGAACATAACATTACCGGGCAGCTCACCATTGCCACCCCATTACCTGGTTCACGTTTATTTAAAAGACTTCATGATGAGCAGCGTATGCTGGCGCAGGAGCCTTTCTGGGATAGGTGCACATTTTTAGATGTCCTATTCAAGCCAAAAAATTTAACGGTGGAAGATCTTGAAGAAGGATTTTTATGGGCTTACAGCCAGGTTTTTAACAAGGATTCATTTGATAAGCGATCAAATTATCTTAAAACTATATATAAAAATATTCACTAG